The sequence aaaaaaaaagacaacttaaaGCAAAAGAGACTTATCCATggagttatttttaaagacttgtgTTCTGCTATCCTGATCACCTAACAGTTTTTAGACATTGCTGTTCTCTCAGTGTCAATATTTAGACATTGATAACAccttaaattataataaaattccaTGATATAAATGTAATTGCTTTTGTGTAATCATTCATCTATCAAAATATTGACTCTGGCCTTGACAATGTAATATGGGGCCacattaagcagtgtattgtcaACAGCCATAAAACACTCACCGGAGATGGAAGGAGTTGGAGACATCGTCCACACCCGCTTTAATTAGTGATCTAGCGAGGTTGGAGGCAGATAGAGGGTGAATATGTGTTCCATGAATGCTGCAGTATTGTGCCTCTTTTTATCCTCTGCAAGATAGTAAAGAAGGAGTGAAATGTTGACTGCTTTCCACTAGAAACCTTAGCTTGGAGAATCACACAGTGACTAGTTTCTCTCTTCTATTCAAAGCTGCCATGGAGCTTAATAAAGACATAATTATACAAGATGAATTAGAGCCAAATCAGTCTTCCATCAATGAGCAAAGTAAGTGTAAAACAATAAGTTGACATAATATTAACATTCCCCTGTACTATTTACATGCTAAGCAAAGTGGTATAACATGAGGACTTCGTCTCAgccaaaatacatgaaaaatgtttGTCTGAAATAAATTCACATAGAAGAGTGCTTGGGAAACTGGGTATGGTAAGAGCAAATGGAAGGGGACGTGATAACTTCTCTGTGGAGTAAACTCCCAGTCCCTCGTGTCTACCACTAGGTGAACATCTGGTGGGCAAGCTGCGACAGGATGAAGGGTTGGAGCACCGGATGACCTTTCATGGCTCCCTGGCCCTTTTCTCTATAGTATTTATCACTGTATAGATTGTACTTTTTTATGTGATTCTTTGATTAATGCCCCTTTCCCGATTAGACTGTAAATGTCACAGACTGTATTTTTATACTTCTCACTGTTATATCTCCAAGGCCTAGCACAGCACTaggaacaataaatatttgttgagtgatttaataaatgttagacCAGTCTTTCCTTTCTACTATGTCTATGGCTCTCCAGCTTCATATATTAAACCAGCAAATTTGGGAAAGACTTGGTCCAAAATCTGCCCCAGGTACTTAGAGTGAGGTTTCTCTTCTGTGAGTTTGTTGAGGACAATAAGGTACCAAACTAGGAATTGTGGGGAGCGGGTAACATTGGGGAAGTGTGGTCCTAGTGGAAGATGAAGCTGAGGAGTTTAGAAgggaatatttttgaagaaacaaTTCTGTTTTTAGGGGAAAGCCTGCCTTTCTACAAGTGTGAACTTATTTAACTTTTTCTGGTGAATTTGGTATAATACCTTCAGTTTACAATGTTTCTTGTTGACAGCTTCAGGTATGTAAGCTTGAAGTTGAAGCTCTTGAagtacacttttttcttttctaacattgTGATTACTTGAAAAATGCATGCAAATTTTCACTGATTTATGAAGATCTCAAGTTTGTCTtaacagaaaagtatttttatttcttatcatcAAGTAAATGTCGTAACCAAAGAAGGGGCACCGCATTTATTCCACAGTTCCCCATGCCCTAGGCTCCCTGTCTATGACTTCTAATACCCAGATTGaagagcacgtgggctcctcaGGAAGCTGAGGCTTCCTTTGCTCACAGGgccatttctcttttcctgaggAGGTCTTTGAAGCTAGTCCCGGATAATGAGATGTGAGAAAACCATCAGGAAAGTTGCCTTAATACATACACACTCCATTTCAAATGGAATCATAGAGCTCAAAATTCCCACATGTGGAATAAAAACATGTATGTTTTAGtttgagttgttttcttttattggaggaaaaggaagcaaTATCCCTCATGACCCTCCAGAATGAATGTGAGCTCTGAAGACAAGGTGGGAGAATGCTCATATGAAATGACTTTTTCCAATGACTGAAGAATGAGAAAAGCAACAATGGAgagaaaagtattataaaatcaGATATATATGAACTCAATAACTTTAGTTTTATAGACTACTGAAactgaaatatacattttagtGTACAATTAGAGGACAATACCTAATTGCCAAGGACGCAAACTGGAACAGAATACATTGGGTAGAGAATTTCAGACAGCATCATGAAATTGTGCCCAGGGAATAAACATTTAGAACTGCACTGAGTGGTGGTGGAAACACCCCTCTTCCCTGGACAGGTAGTAGGAAATGACCCCGCCCCCCACAGAAATATTTGCTTGGGTTGGCTCTCCAATGAACAGGTTTCACTCTCCAGAAACAATTGTGTCAAGTATTGGATTTGATCCCATTTACACAGTGAAATAAGCTGTGGAAGTTCAGTGTGCagtagagaagggaaaggaaagcctCAGAATAAAAACACTTGTGCCTATCACAAATTAATATTATACTAGGATAATATAAACAGTTAtttggagctttttaaaaataaaatctgagaaaTGATATCATGAATGTAGATGATCATAGTGTTAATTATATCATGAGTTTGGAGACATGAGTGGCTCTAATGTAATCAATAGAGAGAGAGTGAGTAAGCCCATGGCTTTGGTGTTATTTAgaagacttacttcacttatagCATAAAAGTGCATTTCttcattacatttatttcattGCCCATAAATTGGGtaagaattaaaaaatcagatttaCATGTCAGTAAATACAGTGGACCACATGAGTCCATCTAATATGCAGTGAGAccataaaatgtctttttaagaaGCTGAATGTTAAAGCACACAGATAGATAAAGCATTCACTGTGCAAAAATGTTGCCCAATTGGTTTTTGATTGAGACCATTTGACATTGCAGAGAGAGCATAGGCTTGGGGTCTGCAGATGTAGAGGTGATTCGTGGATCTGCCACTTGCCCAGGTGTGACCTTGGAGACAGTATTTAGCTTCCCTGTAAAGTGGTTAACACCTAAACTGCTGTGCTTTTATGAGATTGAAATGAGATAAAACCTATTAGAGTACCTGGCCCCATGCCCAACACATGGTGACGTAGACGTGTTCAATAAATGCCTAttctcttctgcttcccttcAAGCCACAGGCCCACCCCTGCACTCCCCACATGTGCACACATTCACTGTCCTTGATAAAACCCACTTGTGGTTTTAAATGATATTAGCAAAAAGAAATCGATACCATTTAAAaacagtatcatatgatatcacttatatgtggaatctaatttaaaatgatataaatgaacttatttacaaaacagaaacagactcacatatctcgaaatcaaacttatggttaccaagggggaaacgtggggggaagtgataaattaggagattgggattaatatatacacactactatatataaaatggataactaataaggacctattgtatagcacagggaactctactcaatactctgtaatgacctatatgggaaaagaatctgaaaaagaatggagatatatatatatgtgtatatatatataaaacatattcacttggctgtacacctaaaactaatacaacattttaaatcaactatactccaataacaattaattaaaaaacaaaataaaagtggaCTAACTCCATCTCTAGGATGCTCATTTTATTAACACCTTACCTatactcacttaaaaaaaaaaaagaacaaacttgggTGTATGTATTATCACATATAAAACACACAGTGATTCTGAGAGGAATTTAAGAGATTAATACCCagattttacagaagagaaaactggggctcaAGTTGTTAAGAGAGACTTGCCACAATGAGGCTTACCAGTGGAAAGCTAGGACTGGTCCCCAGGTCTCCTGGCCACCACTCCCATTTATTGGAGGATTAAGCTTCTTTGACATGAAGACAGACTGCTCAAGGATCAGATCCAGGTTTTACTACAGtctagatgtgtgaccttgggtaagtcacttaaattctctgttcctcagtttccttattgacAGAATGATTCCAGTAATGTTATCATCATCATAAAGTCgttgtgaaaattttaaatgtaaattaaaagttGCAGAATAAAAGATGCCTGGAGCAAAGCACGTGCTTGGTATATATTAGCTCCTCTTATAAATCCAGTGTTTTTATCAGCTACATGGTGCTACCTAGACAAcagtaaatacttaaaaatttttcaaataaaatctgaGCATTCTGTTCTAGGATTAAAATTAATCTTAGACGTTTACTTTTTTGTTGCTCTTGTTCTCAGATATACCCCAGTATCCTAAATACTCTTGCTTAGCTGTATACTACAGCAAATCAGGTATATTTTTTGAACAGGAAAATGTCTGTCTGCTTTTTGTAAGAATAAATTTGAAGTTTGAAAGCTTTTCACAAATTTTAATCGGTCTCTTTGTTGCTGTCACCCTAGGAACTAACTTCACCCTTGCAGAGCTGGGGATCTGTGAGCCCTCCCCGCACCGAAGCGGCTACTGTTCCGACATGGGGATCCTTCACCAGGGCTACTCTCTGAGCACAGGGTCTGACGCCGACTCCGATACAGAGGGAGGGATGTCTCCAGAACATGCCATCCGAttgtgggggagagggataaaatCCAGGCGCAGTTCCGGCCTGTCCAGTCGTGAAAACTCGGCCCTTACCTTGACTGATTCTGACAACGAAAATAAGTCAGATGATGAGAACGGTAGGCctgcttcttaaatattttttaatgttctggGTACTGCACAATGTGGGGCTTGggatgtttttgtgttttaataaagAGGCATATAAAaaccattcattttcttttaaatcgaCCTTGTCTACCCACGCTGAGCTGGGGGAAAATAAACCAGCAAAcctcaaacacacaaaaaatgagagaattttaaaatcacattttgatGATAGCACACTCTTCAGGCATCGTCAGTTGGTCTTATTAGCAAGTAAATTGcattgcaaaagaagcaacttgATAAACTATGACCTATACCTAGAAAATGTCCTCTCTCCACAAGTTTCTAGGTCTTTGTATTGATTTCCTCTTCCCAGTAAATGGCAACCtgggttattttttttcatgaagaaCTCTTAAGAATCCTACCTTATCTTAGACTTTCATTTCCAGGCGGCAATGCCTCATATCCGTATTGGAGATCAAACTTGGAACAGATGCTCTGGAGTTTAATAATGACAAATAGGAAGAGACTTGTCTTCAAAAAAGTATTCTCgtctatgtttatttttctccttggtaCCTATGTAGGTTCACGGCTTCCCACACCTTCTGTCACAAATCACTGTTGCTTTATCCATCAGCTTTGTGGATGTGTTTtaatgaaattttgaaaattgaatGCTTCCGATCATTAAGCAGTAAATATAGGGAAGCCTAAGCAAGTCATTAAAGAGAGAAGGTGCTTATTTGTGGCTTTCTTAGCAACTCAGAACCGTGTTGagtccaaaacattttttaaaagataaattgcaTTAGGTATGGTGGATTTATTGAGAAAACATCAGATGCTATGTGGTTTGTTATGAATATATTGTGTGTTTGCTAAAAGAATTACCGTTAGAATGTTTACAAATAGATCAGTTAAGCAGGTTTCCATAAATAGTATAAACCTCTACTAGAGCAGCTCTAAgtattttcttgcctttaaaaaataaaagaaagaaattggcaggcaggcaggcagcttGTTGTAAATACAAAAGCATAGCTAAATATCGTTTATTCTCCAAACCGTGTTGAAAACACATCATTTCCTGGGTAAGTCGCGTATATTCTAAAAGATGTCACTGTGTTgcatttaaatttatgtttaattgTGAAATAATTTATTCTACAGTGAGGACAAGGGGATGCATCTTCCTTATGTCTCAGTTCAGGTAGCTAATCAAGGTGTCCTCTCAAGGAAAAATCTGCACttgactccttttgaattttaACAGAATTCTGACACTTGGTACATTCAGCACTCTAAAGGTGCTTATTTGTTGGGAAATTACTTTCAGAAGTTTTCATAAAGGCATACATTGAATCCATTTACTGATGTACTTTTTCCACTTCAGTGTGTGTCAGGTACTATTTAAATGCAGGCAGTTTGATTgcctaataaataaaatcatttgtaaTCCAAGAACTTACGGCGTATCTTAAACAAGGTGTTTTAGCAAATGTTCCATGGTTGGAATTCTCGCTGGTCTCATGGGCACCATCTATAAAGAATTACTTATACATATTCCTAGAATTCACAccctttcttttttaagctgTATACATCTTAAAAACTCAATGAATAAGGGGAGGtttccagagaagaaaagggagcaaaAAGGCTTGCCTTGAATTTACCTACAACTGTTAGGGTTGAGGGGATTTTACAGGTAAAGATGTAAACCAACAGTAGTTGCTTTTTTCCAGTATCATTTGAAACATATTCAAACAGTTTTCACCTTGCGGCACTCTGTATAAATCCCTGTGTACTGATAGGAAATAAACCCTTAGATACAGTGTGGCGATTTTTCCCTGTAATGCTAGTTCTAATACAATCAGAATTGCATAAAGAACTTAGATAATGTACTTAGAACCAGGAAGCCATTCTTTTGTTCCTGAATCTGGCAGAGCATGAAGCGGGGATTCTGAAGCCAGAGTTCAAGCTTAGGTGATAGatggttatttaaaaatgtacagatagaatgtgtttccttttctcttttttaattttttcaatatttcacaGATTCCAAAGATGTATATGATGCATGCTCTGTTCTCCTTGGGggccagaaataaaaacaagaaattgTACACGTCACATCATAAACTcctcaaacaaataaaaagtgagGTGTGAGCTACTCTGCAGCCTGAGGTGTTAACTTCAGTCAACTTCTTGCCCTTTCCTTTTGATAAATTCTATTTAGCTTTCCCCCCAAAATCAATGCGTTTTCACCTCAGTGGTTTTATGAAGTTTGGGAATGTATTATCATATAGATTGACAGTTGCCCCACTGGTTCCACACCACAGCATGGACACTTACAAAGCCATCATTAATTTCTCACACTCGTACTCCGCCATGGCTTCCTCCGTAATAAACGCTCTGTCCTTCAGAACCAAATCAATAACCTTTTAGATATGCTTCTCTTGAAGAGGAAGTAACGAGAATCTATACTCTGAGAAAGAAGCCCTCCAATTccattttagattttaaggataTGTGGCCATGGAATGAATCTTTTCTTTGGAccccatgtatttttatttcatttttatggtggGATCTTGGGCTACAGAGATTTTCACAGTGCTTATTTTAAATTGCCTTAAAAAATTCCTAGTGTGGTTTTGCTAAGCATAGGTAGCAAGTCAAGACATATCTCAAAAATCAACTTGGCTTTCTGTAACCTAAAATATGGATCCAACCTTCAAACTCATGTAATAAAAATCCCTAACTGTCAACAGTTCTTCGTACATGCTGCTGTGACAAAAATGACCTACTAGTAACTAGGAACTTGAAAGTCCCATCACGCCAAACACACAGGTGAATTTGTCCTtctcccttttatatttttttttccaagtgtaGATTCTTCAAGGTTATCACCACGCACAGCTCTGCATCTTACACATACTCCATGGCCACCAAATTAATATTGTGCTCCCTTGGATTGCTTTAAATAGATAAAACTCTCGTGTTCAGGTTATTTTATCAGGTTATTTAACTCTATCTTTAAGCTAACGATGACTTAGCTAGAAATGGCAGTGAGAGTTGGAAACAGCGAGGCCAAGCTTTTGCAGCTGTGAAATTTAACTGCATCTATAGAAAGGGCTTTCCCGGTGACTCTAAATTAGAAGCATTCCTTTTTTGGGTAGTAAATGTCCCACTTAAAATATGCCCTCTTCAAGGCCCTTTTTATCACCTGAGTTATAGAGAAAAAGGGGCAGCCACTAATACACAAGCATAACTAATTGCCTTCTTAAAAATGCGAAATAGCACATGCTGTAAAAAATCTGGTCTGCACACTCTTGACCTCCTTAGGCAGTTTCTTTACCTTGGGGACTTAAAAATatccttgagatttttttttttttttttagcataattctagtttcagttattttattggaaatccagaaagaaaaaaaaaggaaaagacaaagaaaataagataggCTCTGGGATAGGAAGCCagaaattacagaaaacaaaatctgaCCTTGGATGAAGCTTTAAGAAAAGTATCCTTCCTTTGCCCTGTTTGTTTCCACCCAAAGTAAATAAGGACAGCGTTCATTTTCATCTGTTGTCAACTGGGAAATTTATAATTCTCCTAATGTACTTTGAGGATGAAAATAGAAATGTTGGGTTAATTCCATTATATTACACCAAATGCATTTATAAAGCAGGCTGGCTCTCGGCACCTAATGGATTTGTGTGAAGTTTGTTTGGGGAACCCAGGTGCTGTTAGATTGTGAGTCCTCTTGGAAGAGGTCTGTAGTGTTCCTCTCTCCTCAAGAGAACTTGAGTGCACCCAGGTATTCGTCGCAGGTTAATGGAGACATGGGGCATGAACTCAGATGGGAGACAGGCGTTCCCTTAGTACCAGGACACTGTCTGTAGATCGTTACCTCCAACTACATGGCCTTCATTTGTCCTAGGAGGTGAGTTTCGtaagtcttctttctttctcttcaaaaAGCAGCTCCTCGGTAGATTTTACATTAGAGTATCCTGTAAGCAAACACACCCAGGACCTGCCAGTGGGTTTCTATTTCTGTCCCACTCTATTCCTCTtacatattcttaaatttattttgtgttttataatcCGCTCTACTCCTTTCTCCCCGCCCCCAAGCCACATGTAAAAATTACAGAGAGTGCCCGGAACAAATATAAAATCTTACTAACAGCACCAGACAGTGATAGCCAAGAGCTCATAATTTTGCTcttcacaaaagcaaaaatgttcAGAGTAGGAATAGTTAAAGAGATAAGTACAAAATCATAGGGTAATAGTTGTACTTTTGATGTTGATATGTGGATGATTTCTTTTTCAGCCAGATTTTATGGGAAAAAACTTCCATGGTAGCTAAAGAAAATGTTGCCTCAatcccttaaaaataaaacaaaaatcacactTTAATCCCTTTTGGATGACCGTTACTTCAAATTGCGTTTctaaactttatctttttttttatacttgCAAATTTGAAAGAGTAGCACTTATAAAGAAGAATGTGAAATGAGTTATCACGGatagaaaaaaagtgaaggaCGTGAGCACCAAATGTCGCAGGTTCTTAGTCTTGTCTCTTCCTAAATGCAAGGATGATTTGATTTTAATAACTCTGGTCCAGTTCCCTGCACCTCCACATACTAGCGGCTCTAGGGGCACCTTATCTTACCAAAAGTTATTCAGGGGAGTCCTAAATATATGATTATCACAGTGTTAAAATACAGCTGATAATaatatagaaacagaaacaaaatttagGAATATCGCATTGTCACATGGCATGATACAGAAGCAAGAATCAAACTGATTGGTATTTTGCAAATGCATCTAAATGGGACCTCAGAGATTCAGGTTTTTGGCATATTAAGCAGTGCTTGCGTAACTTTAAAGTAGAACAGAGTACTTGAAGGAGTGTAAGAGTATGTGCCTGATTTCCAGGACTGCATGTTCCAGATTATAAACTTTAGTGGCAtggtttttcattatttatatatttctttctttcctttggtgGTTTCTTTCATGTTTGTTAATGCTCAGAGGGGCTATCAAGCAATGGCTGCAttcaataaatacaataaaaaaaaatgaagcattaAGCCTTACTTTTGGCAAGGGCAGCCTGGTTATTACACATGTAATCTCCAGGCCTTCGGGGAGACATTGGGCTTGGTGGATAATCATTTGCTTTTTAAGCTGCTGAGTTTCTGATGTCTGTACTTTCACTTCAGTTAAGAGCAAAGGCAGTAACCGGCTGAGATGCACCATGTTCGTGTCAGTTCACGATTGGAAGCCTCTTAACTCAGAAGAAAACTCTTAACTTTTTTGCTTATTGCTCGGTCACTTTTTAGTTTAGTTGTTGTTTGTCAAGgatcaaattaaatttaaagatggGGGAGAGATGTAAtcaagtattaaataaaatgagttaaagCTAAGGAAGTTGGTAGTATATATTTTCTACACACAACTGAATCAGGATGAATTGCTCAGAACCTAAAATCAAATCAGACAGGATTTGAGAAGTGCATATGAAAAGTAATGAGACATTTCAATTACCCATTCTGAAACTGGGATGTgtgaggggaaggggaaaatTTCAAGTGATACATTTGTAAATAGAACAGAAATTGCAGATATGTACCTATTACGTCTATATGCttatacacaaaggaaaaaaggttACTGGTGATGTAATGTTCAGTATTATTCGGTACTAGCTGAAGGAACTGCCTAGAAGATTGTCCTTTCACGGTTTCCCTAAACTCAGTTTGAGGAATGTTAAAGCAGTAGAAGGTAGAGGTAAGTGAGTCACGGAATAGTCATCAGCTACAGAGGTGATGAACTATGTATAGTCTGCGAGCGAATCTAGCCCATGAGTTATTTCGTTTGGTCAGTGCAGTGTTTAACACATTGTACATTACTAATCAACATTTTAAGAAGGGGAGATTTCATattagaaattttcatttttggcttCTCTTGCAATGCACAAGACTCATTAACATTTGTCCAGGTTTCCCTCTGGACAAACAGGCATAGAAGCAGTAACCATAGCAGCTCTAGACAAGCCCATTTCATCTGGTTCACCTGAGCTCCCTCCACGCTACTCCTATCAGTTAAGGTCTGCCTTAGCCTTTGTAGCACTTGAATGACCAAACTTGACCTATGTACAAACTTTAGGGAAATCAGAGTTcataaaaatgtagaaagaaagctAGAAACCAGCAGTTGTAGCTTAATTTAACATGTGTTTAGCATAGTGATGTTActtcttttctgtaagtttggcttatctgtaaaatggatttaCTTTTGCTCTACCAAATTTCTAAAACAGTTTAAAGGGgttccaataaaattaaatcaaatgaaAATCAGTTTAGCATGGAAATTAATAAAGTAACTGTATGTGTGGGCCGGGGGAGGCTAACTCGGTGATACGCCATCCCCATCTTCTGAAGTAGATGCCCTGACGTATTGAACAGTTAAGGTCAGAACCTTTCATTTTAACACATATGTTTaagttattttaatgtaaaagtaTCTAGATGGACTTTTAGGAAATAGATGGAGGGAGAACGTACTTTAAAACTTTAGCTacttcacatatatacactgcgaaacgtaaaatagatggctagtgggaagcagccgcatagcacagggagatcagcttggtgctttgtgaccacctagctgggtgggatagggagggtgggagggagggagacacgagggggaagagatatgggaacatatgtgtgtgtgtgactgattcactttgttatgaagcagaaactagcacaccattgtaaagcagttatactccaataaagatgtaaaaaaaaaaaaaacgaaaaaactTTAGCTACTTCAGCTGATTAAGGAAAACTCTGAGGCTTTTCAGGAGGAAGCCAttcaaagaggaggaaaatgactTCGTACTATGTTCAGCTTGGTCAGGCAAGAGGTTTATGGAGTCTGTTATAatgaagtgaaaaacaaaaaagtaaagacTAGAAGAGGAAAATGCAGTGATATATGAAGACCTCCAGCACCCCAAAAGAGAAAGACTAGGAGCGTTGTTGGGTCATGCTGAGTTGGGAAAAAGCGGGTCAGAAATCGTGCTCCACAAACTAAGGAACGTTCGTCTACATGGATAAGCAGGATATCCAAGTATTGTTCAGGGACGGCTCTGAATCACAGTACAATATACTCCCAGTTCTCTTTGTATCCTAAGGATATGTGTGAAGGAGAGAAGATAATTGAAATACAAGCATGTTTACTAATGGAAGGGATTGAAATATTTGAGTTAGCATTCTTTGGAAACTCCATTTGTGGAGTTTTATACTGGCCTGGCCTGAAGTGGGTAGAAGAGATCGACACTATAGCAATACTATTTATGCTTGTGTTAAATGTGAAAAAGGAGGGTGTGGATTTACGTGGAGAGAGCTAGGCTCACAAGAAGGTTCAGGGAATATTTCTTTATAGGGTATTTTATGCAAGAAATTACACT comes from Tursiops truncatus isolate mTurTru1 chromosome 3, mTurTru1.mat.Y, whole genome shotgun sequence and encodes:
- the LOC101319582 gene encoding teneurin-2-like isoform X1; this encodes MDVKDRRHRSLTRGRCGKECRYTSSSLDSEDCRVPTQKSYSSSETLKAYDHDSRMHYGNRVTDLVHRESDEFPRQAAMELNKDIIIQDELEPNQSSINEQRTNFTLAELGICEPSPHRSGYCSDMGILHQGYSLSTGSDADSDTEGGMSPEHAIRLWGRGIKSRRSSGLSSRENSALTLTDSDNENKSDDENGRPAS
- the LOC101319582 gene encoding teneurin-2-like isoform X2, with translation MDVKDRRHRSLTRGRCGKECRYTSSSLDSEDCRVPTQKSYSSSETLKAYDHDSRMHYGNRVTDLVHRESDEFPRQGTNFTLAELGICEPSPHRSGYCSDMGILHQGYSLSTGSDADSDTEGGMSPEHAIRLWGRGIKSRRSSGLSSRENSALTLTDSDNENKSDDENGRPAS